A window of the Brassica oleracea var. oleracea cultivar TO1000 chromosome C1, BOL, whole genome shotgun sequence genome harbors these coding sequences:
- the LOC106328535 gene encoding F-box protein At1g30790-like produces MDKSVFYGDDDEESRDSGGDKRSRRGRGKLLLPYDMEVETLSRLPGKSLMKLLCVSKTWSSFIRSQRFVASYYAAKPSRFVAAFTNSVFGKPEHLFILSGEEEEASSSSSSSLVANLDMTIPSVTLPYNGYKYSSVHGFMACNDGTTFIICNPSTRQVVSFHCKAFRTSLGYDPVHDQFKALTLLTSVYDHIHNPSLMMCTHEVIRLGRGGVVVSRSSQVTSPYYLPMTVGRCINGFMYYGASVPVPNEAETPPTPVFVCFDVRNERILSFITTPKEVLVWKVYTSLIEYKGKLAVVVPNCLGCASS; encoded by the coding sequence ATGGATAAGAGTGTCTTTTACGGAGACGACGACGAGGAGTCAAGGGACAGTGGCGGCGACAAGAGGAGCCGCCGAGGCCGAGGTAAGCTCCTCCTCCCTTACGATATGGAGGTGGAGACACTGAGTAGATTGCCTGGAAAGTCGCTGATGAAGCTCCTATGCGTGTCCAAGACTTGGTCTTCCTTTATACGAAGCCAAAGATTCGTGGCTTCTTACTACGCTGCCAAGCCATCCCGTTTTGTAGCCGCTTTCACCAACAGTGTATTCGGTAAACCCGAGCATCTGTTCATCTTGTCGGGAGAGGAGGAGGAAGCTTCTTCTTCTTCTTCTTCTTCTTTGGTTGCCAATCTAGACATGACAATACCCTCAGTGACCTTGCCTTACAACGGCTACAAGTATTCTTCCGTCCATGGCTTTATGGCTTGTAATGATGGGACAACTTTCATTATATGTAACCCTAGCACGCGGCAAGTCGTTTCCTTTCACTGCAAGGCATTTCGCACATCCTTGGGATACGATCCTGTTCATGATCAATTCAAAGCGTTGACCCTGTTGACATCTGTGTATGATCATATTCATAACCCTAGTTTGATGATGTGCACGCACGAGGTTATAAGACTTGGAAGAGGAGGAGTAGTAGTATCTCGTAGCAGCCAAGTTACCTCCCCGTATTATCTCCCTATGACTGTGGGACGATGCATCAATGGTTTCATGTATTATGGTGCTTCTGTTCCAGTTCCAAATGAAGCAGAGACTCCTCCTACTCCTGTGTTTGTCTGTTTTGATGTTAGAAATGAGAGGATACTAAGTTTTATCACTACGCCTAAGGAGGTCCTGGTTTGGAAGGTTTATACATCATTGATAGAATACAAAGGGAAGCTAGCTGTCGTTGTACCAAACTGCTTGGGATGTGCTTCTTCTTAA